The Oncorhynchus nerka isolate Pitt River linkage group LG15, Oner_Uvic_2.0, whole genome shotgun sequence genome contains the following window.
gaccttaattgcctaccgcctgtaagctgttagtgtcttaatgtccGTTCCACAGGTgtttgttcattaattgtttatggttgattgaacaagcatgggaaacagtgtttaaaccctttacaatgaagatctgtgaagttatttggatgtttacaaattatctttgaaagacagggtcctcaaaaagggacgtttctttttttgctgagtttagatataTTCCATATATGAATCAAATCAAAGACTTGAAGGGTAGCAACATAAAATAACAAACACACCCAAGTTTCCTCACACCAACAATAACCTTTCCCATTGTTTTACTGCACCCTAAGGCTTCCCAACCCAAGACCCTACAGTGGCTGTAACTTTAGTCTTCCCTGGTCTCCTCACCTCGGTTTGGTCTCCAGAACTTCTCCATGCCGTGCCTCATCAGCACGATGCGCGACAGCTCCGTGAACGACTCGATGACGTTGAAGTTGCACAGAGGGCTGACCTCAAAGAAGGTCATGCCGTTCTTCTCGGCGTAGGCGCGGGCCTGCTCCGTGGGCACCTGCCTCTTAAAGGCCAGGTGGAGCCGGTTGCCTACTAGGATGCGGGGCACCCCCGGGGCATGCTGGGGGAAAGGAGAGAAATCAATAGGAGGATGATATTGAGAGTAGGGGTTGTTGTGTTAACTCCCATCTAGAAATCACCTTTATTCTGTAAATACATTTGCATGTCCAGGAATTTCTCTTGGTGAAATGGTGCTActacagagtcagacagacaataGACAGAAAATACTAAATACAGAGACACAGAATCCACACACAGCAAGTACACTGAAGCTAaaaactacagactatataattaACACTTTAAACTACATtagaacaaaacattaggaacacctgccctTTCcaagacacagactgaccaggtggacccaggtgaaaactatgatcccttattgatgtcagttGTTAAATCCACTGTTTCCGTTCTCTATATACGTTCTGCACGAAAACCTGTCCCTGATATTCACACCTCTGAATTTAACTTCACACTTTTTACTGTATAATAAAAAAGGCTACTGCAGAAAATAGCTGATTTGCTCATATCCAAAGGCCTACCTGTGATTGGGCAGGAGGAATGTAGTAAGGGAATAGAAATGCATAATGATCTGCATTTTCATTGTGGCAGTAAGGGGAGAACACACTAGGCCTATATGAAACCATCTTTAGACtactcttcacacacacacacacacacacacacacacacacacatttaagcaTCAAACAGAATTTAAGGAACAGAAAAAACAGAAGAGAaataatagattttagattctgaTTTAGCTTAGAATACATTTATCAGGCATATGCATCCTACCTTTGAAGCATCTCTTTGAGAGGACTATCTATCCCTTTTTCCAGTGCCATTCAAATGTGTGCACAGACAAGGTACCAtgatgctagctagccagccaggtaGCATGGTTAAACAAGGTTGTTTGTTATCAAACCAAAAACTACCATGCCGCTCCAATAACTAAACAAATGTAACAACAAACCTCATCACTGTCTGCACACCCCAGCTCGCCATCACAGCTTAATAACATTTATAAACTGATGGAGAACAGATGGAGAGGAGCAGCTGAGGTAGGCTAATGGCTGGTTAGGGGATGTGGCTAGCTGCTCACAGCTGTCACACGTGACTTTGGGTGAAGTAGTCATTCTGATATGACGTCACACTCTTAACTCTGTTTAATATTCTATTTGTAGGAGGCGTAGGGAAGCATTCTGTGCACAGTCATTCATTTCTAAATGAGAAACGCACCATCATTTACTGATCACAGAGGGAGACGATATTTTCGGCCTCTCCTCCATTTTTTTGGGCGCATCGACACGATTCACGTGGACAACCTATTTTGAAATGAAAACAGTGAATATCTCCAAAAAGTGATGAGTTTACAACCTTGcagattttttgtttgtttgtatttatcctttatttaactaggcaagtcagttaagaacaaattcttatttacaatgatggcctagaaacaggggtttaactgccttgttcaggggcagaacaacagatttttaccttgtcagctcggggatttgatctggcaacctttcagttactggcctaacgctctaGGCTACATGCCGCCACAATAGTGCAGAGTGTAAAGTCTATGAGCGGGAAGATAAAAGGTTTACCAGTGACCAGTTGGTGAAGGCCACAGCACAGAGGGAAAAGCTATTCAGTTTGTGGGAGGTTTTGGTCATGACTGACCTAAACCGTTTGCCAGAGGGGAGTCTTTTGATAACAACAGCAGATCATCAGACtacagcctgcctgcctggcaATAGCTCTACATGGCTAGTGATTCTACCATCTACAAACCGGTATGGTGGATTTCAGTTGAGCTATTACTGCAGCATGATGAGGCAGATATGCTGTTTAGAATAAAGACTTGAGTCACATTGTCAGACGTGCAGTGTTAAATGATCAGTCAGCAAACTAGCTTACCTCATCGATCTCCCGGATCCAGCGGTCAATGCCATCAAACGACCAGCCATTTGTGATATCATAAACTAGCAGGATTCCCTGTGGGTTGGGGGAGTGGGGGGACATGAACAAGCAATACATCTTTAATCAGTAAACAGTCCGCTTGTCCCTGAATACACAGATGATATAGCCTAGAACCTGAAGCATTTGGAATTAAGGGGTCTAACCCACCTGCGCCCCACGTGAATATGACCGGAAGATTGTGCAGAATCGACCCTGTCCAGACGTATCCCTGTTGAACAAAGAATGACCCTGTTAGATTCCATTTAGCTTTCTGTCAATGAGTTTTCTGCAAGTATTAGACAAGTATTTTCTACATGTACCACAACTCTAACTTGACTCTTCTCCCATCCAATAGGATTGTGGTAGTCTTGTAATCAATCCCTGAGAAAACAAACATGATTATAGCAGACAGCTAGATTTTTCATCAACAAGCTTGATAGCCTATGATGGAGAGTAATAATGGCAAATGGCCAGTTTGATTCCAGTTTTAAAAAACCCACTGACTAGTATGTTTATACTTCATATAATGTATACACTTGATTTATTCTAACTAGTTACATACACTCACCACTGCTGTAGGGATAGGGAGACTCTGCTGATCCGTCCTGCAGACTGTCTAGGATCTCTCCTTTCCCCACATCACTGTCTCCAACCAGCAAGAACTTCAGGAGGTAGTCGTAACTCTTGACAGGGCTGCCCTGTGTAGCCATCATCCCACGCATTGGTATCAAGTTAAGACCGAGTTTGGAGATCCTCGACTGCGGGTGGGAGAAGTTGTGTGTGGAATGCCTTGTCGAACACTAAGGGAGAACGACGTTGTTTACTAGCTAACGATactatagctaacgttagccacagaGAAATGAAGGTTACTAGCTAGCAGTGTCGCGCACCACTAGCTACAAAACATACAATGAGCGTTGAGCACGaattatctccaattccatcatgGTTTCTTTGAAAATCCATTACCTAGTAACTTATGTGAAAGAAAAATACCCcgtgctaacgttagctacctaaACTAATTTACGAAAACATCATTAATTAATCTGGGCCATTCTGCCTCCAAAACCAAATGTCCTCTACAAGGTAAAACATTGTTTTTGAAATGTTAATTCAAAACGAAAATGTTACTTCATTTAAGAGTCCATAAATAACAATTAGTTGCCTTCGAGTACGCGTCAGTATCAAAGCAATGCAAATAACATCAACCTAGATTTAGCTTTTGCCAGCATCAACATCCGGTTTTCCGGTTTCTCTTCTTCTTTGATTAAGTTTAATAGCGGTTGGCATCAAAtatatgttgcattaccgccgcCCACTAGACTGAAACTCCCTTaagaactcagcaaaaaagaaacgtcctctcattgtcaactgcgtttattttcagcaaacttaataaatatttttatgaacataacaagattcagcaCATGAGACATAAACCGAAAAAGTTCCAAAAATATGTGacaaacagaaattgaataatgtgtccctgaacaaagggggggtcaaaatcaaaagtaacagtcagtatctggtttggacaccagctacattaagtactgcagtgatggaCTGCACCAgctttgccagttcttgctgtgagatgttaccacactctccctgtcttaggtcagttaggatcaccactttattttaggaatgtgacatgtcagaataatagtagagagaattatttatttcagatttgatttctatcatcacattcctagtgggtcagaagtttacatacactcaattagtatttggtagcattgcctttaaattgtttaactttggtcaaatgtttcaggtagccttccacaagcttcccaaataagttgggtgaattttggcccattcctcccatACCTTGACTCGGttgaccttaagccattttgccacaactttgtaagtatgcttggggtcatggtCCAGTtggagacccatttgcaaccaagctttaacttcctgactgatgtcttgagatgttgcttcaatatatccacttaattttccccctcgtgatgccatctattttgtgcagtggaccagtccctcctgcagcaaagcaccgccacaacatgatgctaccacccccgtgcttcacagttgggatggtgttctttggacaaacagttatatttttgtttcatcagaccagaggacatttctccaaaaggtatgatctttgtccccatgtgcagttgcaaaacatagtatggctttttttatggtggttttggagcagtggcttcttccttgctgagtggcctttcaggttatgtcgatataggacttgctttactgtgtatatagatacttgtgtacctgtttcctccagcatcttcacaaggtcctttgctgttattctgggattgatttgcacttttcgcaacaaagtacgttcatctctaggagacagaaagcgtctccttcttgagcggtatgacggctgtgtggtcccatggtgtttatacttgcgtaccattgtttgtacagatgaatgtggtacattcaggcgtttggaaattgctcccaaggatgaaccagacttgtggaggtttgcaaaacttttctgaggtcttggctaatttctttagatttccccatgatgtccagcaaagaggcactgagtttgaagctaggccttgaaatacacccacaggtacacctccaattgactcaaatcatgaagcatctaaagccatgacatcattttcatcagtcatcttagtgtatgtaaacttctgacccactggaattgtggttTAGCCagttgtgaaataatctgtctgtaaacaattgttggaaaaattacttgtgtcatgcacaaagtagatgtcctaaccgacttgtcctaaccgaaatttgtggagtggttgaaaaacgagtttgaatgactccaacataagtgtatgaaaacttccgacttcaagtgtACCACTACTTTCTccaatgctacacattcctttgtctcatgcccttctggtcacttctcacacctaggaacctcaatcctacacactgctgccacatgcccatatGCTTGACACCTGGAACAACGTAATGTATTCGGCACAAAAGCTCCTACAGGATAACTTAAATATCCTTACATGCAGTTTGCtggttttcttcttcttctttttcttcttcttctctggtataatggcgttcacaaacaatttgatttgcataAAGCTACCTACTGTTTGGGTGGATAATAAGGATCCCAAAAAGGAAACAAAGTGGGGTGAACTATCAACATTTTATTTAAACTAAACTAAATCACCCTGCTTTTCTATCCTAttcaactattgctgtacatatactattctatcccaggtattctacagatatactacatattctattcatatactgtccataatatTTATACATCCCATCATATATTTATTGCTAGTCCTAATATTTatacatttcttaattccattctttaactttttagatttgtgtgtatttttgtgtatttgtattgtaagacattactgcactgttggagctaggaacacaataatttcgctacacccgcaataacagctgctaaatatgtgtatgcgaccaagacaatttgatttgattagctcGTTTTGTTCCATTCTTTGATTTCACCATGTTCCAATCATTGTCACACACTTCACTTGCCGTACTTTCAGTGTCAAGCAACAATTCCATGGATGCTTTGGCCaagacttcttcttcttcttctcgtACTGTATACAAATCCATGCACCAAGATGCAATTCGAAAGCGTGGTACAATTACTGTTGAAGAAAAAGTCCCTTTATAATAAAACTATAATAACATTTGTGATGTGGCGTAGGCTACAGTTGACCTGAGGTGTTTTTAGGATTTTCACACATGGGGAACATTTTAGGCTACACTAGGCTACTAAATAACATTTACATTGGCACACTGACTCACCTAATAATGAAGATGAAGCCATATGCTACTACTCACGGTGATGGCCGATGCACGAGTCTTGGCAATAGCCTGTCTCAAGATGAGGTCACCTACTTTGAAAAACAGTGCTGCTGTTTGCAAAAAAATGGGAGTTGTTGAGAAACATTTTTTACTATTGGttctacagaggttagtcttctcTTGTCAGAAGTAggcatttgctttccaaactgtacgttttttgtatttttaaattTGCAGCTGTAcccaaccatagaaatataatccacAGATGGCAGTTCCCATTCTAGTCAGGACTGGCAGCCATTGCTAGTGTACCCATGAGATGAATAGTCAAGTTGCCAGGGTAAGAGGTTCCATAACCCTTCTATGGATTATAGATCTATAGCCCCGATGCAATAAGccgtatacagtgcattcggaaagtattcagaccccttgactttttccacatttttttacgTTACAGTCTGATTCTAAAACTGATACAAttatttttcccctcatcaatctacacacaataccctataatgccaaagcaaaaacctttttaaaaaacaacatttttgccaatttataaaaaatataaaacagaaataccttatttacataagtattcagaaccttcagaccctgctatgagactcgaaattgagctcaggtgcatcctgttgatcatccttgagatgtttcttcaacttgattggagtccacctgtggtaaactcaattgattggacatgatttggaaaggcacacacctgtcgatATAAGATCCCATAgttgacagagcaaaaaccaagccatgaggtcgaaggagttgtccgtagagctccgagacaggattgtgtcgaggcacagatctggggaagaacaaagctctagagttcctctgtgtagatgggagaaccttccagaaggacaaccatctcggcagctctccaccaatcaggcctttatggtagagtagtcaGACGGACGTGGCgtgcctcagtaaaaggcacatgacagcccgcttggagtttgccaaaaggcccctaaagactctgaccacgagaaacaagattctctggtctgatgtaatcaagattgaactatttggcctgcgTGCCAAACATCATATCTggaaccatccctatggtgaagcatggtggtggcagcatcatgctgtggggatgtttttcagcggaatgggactgggagactagtcaggatcgagggaaagatgaacggagcaaaatacagagaccCTGAACAGTTTCTACaacccaagccataaaactgcgaatcaagactgctaaatagctaatcaaatggctaaccggacacacacacaaaacacgtacacacatgcatactgacacaacacacacccccacacacacttttacactcaccacatatgctgctgctgtctattatctataatgttgtctagtcactttactcctacctgcatgtacaaagctacctcagttacctcgtacccctgcacatcgactaggtactgatactccctgtatatagtcatgttatttttacttgttatttttatttgttattcACTGTGCATTTATACCTCATGTAACTATTTCTATAAAATATTATACTAGAGTCCAGTTGGGGGCGGTAATGCAAAATATTAGATGCCAACCGTCATTAAAccccacagaagaagaagacaaaaagaagaagaagaagaagaagaagaagaaaagaggAAGGGGACGCCTTCTCTGTGAAGTGTGCGATAACTCAATTAAATGTAAACAAtgccattttttaaaactttggcAAAGGGTCACATCTACAAAACGTAGTGTACTCTGTTCGTAACTGATcatagttttgggaacagaaaactgtattgagatcaggCTTTTCTTCGATGAGAAAATCAGCCAAATGTCGGCCCAGTTCCATCTCGCTCCATACTTTCCCACTTccagccactgggcttcctctctgATGCAACAATGTATCTGTCCCATTAAGGTGTCTGTGAGAGCATGGGCAGCAACGTTGAGGCCATctcatctccattttgaagtatcCCATTTTCTTATTCTACTACTTCTTTGAGTTGGTcaacaaactgaaagggtgcatactgccacctggagtgtaTTGTTTGAAAAGGTATAAAAccaaggttggtgatttactgctACCAGCAGTTGGGTCGTTCCACAAAATGAGTGCCTTTTGCTTCTCTTTGATATTTTAAGAAAGGTCAAAATTGTGCACCGATAttgcattttaaaagcctgttatattaattGAAGTGCCCTtaaatatagaccacatggattATTCAATAAGCAGATTTTTAATATGAATAATgacttgctaaagtgccaaaatGACTAATTTTGACATGTGACTGCACACCCTCTGACTTCTATGGAAGATTTTAACCCTACTTAATACCAACATTTCTCCAAGAGtccaccatcattgtaaagccatagttattttgttgctttgacaaaatAATTTCTGAAGATTATTAATTTAATGTAATTCATTTGCGTCTGTCCCTAATTTTAAGGTCAACTCTGAACTGAGCTCTCGCTTTCATGTGGTGAAACTAtttattttaaatatttatttcagAAGAAACATTTAACAACGTATAGTCCAACTATAGTATAAAAGCAGGTGGGCTGAAACTTACTTTCAATTGCCCCAACcctgttgaacataataaacgtcccTTCCCCGTCACATGGCGATTTATGGCTGCTTTAAAATGAAACTGTAATCATATAACTTTTGAAAAACTGGGCCCTGGTGACTGCTGATTGGTTGATTCTGCTACTGATTAAAGTCATCACCAGGTGTTGCAATTACTTGGGTGCTGTAGCTAGTATATAAAACACACAAGCAAATGGTGGTTCTCTCATACACCTTTTTGCTGTTCTGGATTATTGAGAGAGATTTGGTGGTGAATGGCAAGATGGTGGTGAAATTGATGCTTTTGCTCATGAGTTACTACTCTGCTTATGGTTTGCCAGGTAAGGGCTTCCCTTTAGCTGTTGATGACGGAAATGACACTGAGTTTGTGTGGGGTGAGAAGTTGAGGTTTGATGACGACTCTGAACCCAAGGTCAGATCTCAAATCGTGGCCACTCCCATGTTGGAGCATTCTCGTAAACCAGACTATCTGAAGCTACCAGCATACATCCCTATTCGTGCTTCTGAGGACCAAGCGAATGTCTTCAAGCCTGAAGGGAAGTTCAGGCCGCTGCCACTCTCAGTCAAGCACATCCTGTTGCCCACCGCCTCTCCGCCCACCACTCCTCCAGTTCACTCTAAGGTTGAGGTATTTCCTACTCCAACGTGCTGAAGTACGAGCCAGAGGCCATAGGCGGTATTGTGAGGGAGTTGCCATTCTCTGTTCACATCGAATGCCGCTACAATCGGTGAACCACCACTTCATCATGATTTCACATTTGGTGGCTACGTTCCAATGTCCACACTAGCATATCCTATACATGACTCCATACTAGGTAGTATGCTAGTCGATATTATTTGAGTGTCTGACTGCACTAATGGCCATTTTCTACAGGATCCACCACTCTTACAAGTTTGGCTTTCATCCTCGTTTGGCGGGAAAAGTCTTCAAGGCCCTTAGATCCAAGGTTGGCGTCACCCTCATATcttatgatggtgagttgactTGACAGATGTCACCTAAATCTGAATGCACTTGCAGTATTGTTTTCTATTAAAGAACTTTAATTCTATCCTTTTTCTTCAGAATCATGGAACAAGCTCACTGGAAATACAACCTATATCATTGGACAACCAATGTACTTTGAGGCCAAAGTTCCCACTATTTCTTTGCATCGGCGGGTGTATATTAACAACTGTTATGTGACTGCTAGCCCCAACTCCACTCTCAAATACACTGTGGTCGACAACTATGGGTAAAACTACTTTGTTACAGAACTACAATTTATCTTAGCCTGGTTTTGTTCATGGTAGTTAATTTCTTGCTTGTTAATTGGCTAGATTCCACAGCTGGgcagtttacacaggcagcctaaATCTATTTTGTCCACTAATTGCTTGAAAGACCAATCACATCAAGTCTTTAAACTTATCTGATTGGTCAAATTGCCATTTGATGTAGGAGTACAGAGCTTAGCATGTCTCCCAAAGCTAAAGACATTTCGGTTGGGGAAAATTGATTATTTTCAGGAGTCGGGTAATTGGTTAAGGGAAGAGGATTGGAGGGAGAGGTTGGGTTTGAATTTGACTCTAGCAATAACAGGGAAAGGGGTATGTCGAGGAAGACTGTCAAGTTGAAAGTGGGCCAGATGCCAGTTTGAGTTATGGAGGTGATATATAAAGGTTTGTGAGGAGCATGAGCTTTGCGTTGATGGACATGGTTATGATGATGCATTTTGGTCCAGTGGGACTGATTTTTTTTAGAGGATGGAACCAGGTCTTTTGGCTGACCCAGGGGTGGAAGAGTGTGCTTTTGAGTCGGTGAAGTGGACTTGTTTCTTTAGATCAGAGGGAGCAGGCGCTCTGTGCGCCGCAACTAGTATAGTCTTGCTTTGCGCCACCCCAGAAGTCACTCCCTTCAATGGTGCGCAATGGAAGTTAGATTCCTGTGTGAAGTTTGGTGCGACGCAGACCCAGTGGCGACACGGTGTGTCACTGTCAGCCCTTTTGAGTTGAGTCTTTACCTGACAAGCTCATGTTAGGATGTATCAGTTATCCTGTTGGAGCTTTTGTGGTGAATCCACTGCTGTTTCAGCTGCAACATTTATGGTCATGTcacagtgtgtaggagggagattccaagatgtggatgtgtgcagaagggcatgggATAGAGGGTTGTGTAGGGTCGTTGGATAAAGTGGTCAACTGTAGGGTGCACATgttgctggggatcagaaatgttTGTTGGCTCGTCAGAGTAGTGCTGAGGGAGTGAAGTAGAGTGGGTCAAGGGAGAGCAATTCTGAGAATTCCTGTGACTGGGATCTGACAGCACAGAGGGATAGGCCAATGACTGACATGTATGCTTCAGTAAGGTGCAGAGGACTAGCACATCGTGTGTAGCATGGTAGTGTCCTGTCCTCTCAGCCCATTGGCCTGGGGAAGGATCAGATGAGGTTAAAGTAGGGTAATATTCAGTGTTTTTGGTTCCTGTTTCGTATCAAAGTGTCATGGGCCTATAATTCAGTTGGGGGTGGTAATGCAATATATTGGATGCCAAGTGCTGTTAAACCTCAACCAAGAGAAATCACAAcggtctgcctgtgtaaacagcCCTAGTGTCTCTTGTAACTCAGTCCCTGGTTTACAAGGCGAGAATAAGAACCAGCGAGTGAACCTTGTCCCGAATTGAAGTGTTAAGTACACGATCTTCTCTTCACTAGATGCATGGTGGATGGcaagaatactgtccagtcaaagTTCCTGTCACACACAACCAACAATGCTTTGAGGTTCACCGTCGGAGCTTTCATCTTCCAGGGCCTGGACAATCAGGTCTGACTCACGTGTGAATCTCCAAACAACGTATCATGATGGTTTGCTTCTTtaatactataggcctacagtaatgcaccttaaagaaCGTACATTTATTTTCTTCCAGAAACTCCACTTGCACTGTGAAATAACTACAGGGAATGTCACTCCAACTCCAAGTTTCAAATCCTGCAACTATGACACAAAGACTAAAAAGTAGGTTCACCTGAGTGATTGACTTGAGTTCTGAGGGACTCCTTGCTATGAGGGTTAACTAATATTTCTTGTGATTGTCCTAGGTGGGTGGCACTGTATGGTGAAGCTGCGGTTTGCTCATGCTGTGCCGGCTCTTGTCCTTCTCCTTCTCTACAACCCTCCGGTgagcatatatattttttatttttttacctttattttactaggcaggtcagttaagaacaaattcttattttcaatgactgcctaggaacagtgggttaactacctgttcaggggcataGGCCCGGTTCATGACCAGTCTTGTCTCATTGTCACCAACCCTTTCATCTGAGCGCATTAGAGAATGGGGAATGGGAAGCCATTTTGACGACTTAATGCGGGCATTCATACCACCATTTGACATTATGGTTTGACTGTAATACTGATCTGATAACGCTCTCATAGCTCACGCACAAACTGTGACCAGTCATTTTACGACGATGGCCCATGACGACCATGCTAAAAATAAAACATGGAGCATGGAAACCTTCAACGACGGGGCTACTGAAGGTATTCAGTCCCTCTGCTTAATTCTTAAGAATGTTTCATGTGTTAATATATTATGAGCACAAATTTCTGAAAATGATAGCTTTCTCCCTCATTGTTTTAGgtgctgttgggaggttttgaGCAGTAGACAGTTCTTTTGATAAAATAAACTTTTTAAACTATCATGTGTATTGCGTTCCTTCAAAATGGCTGCAGAGATACAGGCAGAACTGGGTTGAAATATTAAAGTTGATTACTTTCAGACATGCATATTTGGGGATGTTTTATTTGAAGTAGTTGAATATTGGAATGTGTTTGGAAATGCACTTGGAAATTATAGATGTCATTTTAAAATTCCCAAATATATAAATCAAACATATGAACTtaatttcatgagctgaaatgaaagaacCCAGGAATGTTCCATAAGTACAAAGCTTTGTTCAAGTGTTCACATTTGTTGAAATCCATGTTTGTATTTCTCCTTTGCTAagatactccatcaccctggcaggtgtggcaaatcaagaagctgattaaaatgcatgatcattacacaggtggacCTTGTGATGGGCACAAGGCCACTCTTATATGAGCAGTTCTCACACAAGACCACAGATGTCTAAATTGAGGGAGTGTGCAGAATTTTGATTTCACTACCATGAACTGCTGCACATTTTAGAGAACTGGGCATTGTgtaactggcctcacaactgcagaccacgtaaCTACCAGCCCGGGACCTtaacatccagcttcttcacctgtagGATCATCGGGGACCAGCCACTCAGACAGCTGAAACTGGAGTATTTCTGAGCCCTGCTCTGCCTAGTTCCTAAGTTGGTGGGTGTGAGAAGGCCCACCATGGCTGTGCTCCTTCCCAGTCCTGTGAACGatgtagattagggcctaatgtatttcaattgactgatttccttatgaactaacTTAATAAaaatttgttcagtg
Protein-coding sequences here:
- the LOC115142391 gene encoding ras-related protein Rab-40C, producing the protein MRGMMATQGSPVKSYDYLLKFLLVGDSDVGKGEILDSLQDGSAESPYPYSSGIDYKTTTILLDGRRVKLELWDTSGQGRFCTIFRSYSRGAQGILLVYDITNGWSFDGIDRWIREIDEHAPGVPRILVGNRLHLAFKRQVPTEQARAYAEKNGMTFFEVSPLCNFNVIESFTELSRIVLMRHGMEKFWRPNRVFSLQDLCCRAIVSCTPVHLIDKLPLPVAIKSHLKSFSMANGMNAVMMHGRSYSVATNAAGGSVSGNNNSSSSKGNSLKRSKSFKPPPSPPKSSSSKSNCNIT